The DNA window GATCGGCGTGGATTCGCGCCTCTGACCGATGACAACGTCAGGCAGATTGCACTCCGCAGCGCCACCCGCGCGGCGCGACTTTTCAGGAGTGTCGCCGGTCAACAGCAATGTCAAATTCCGCTCGGAACCCGAAGGACTCACGCGCTTCCGGCGGCGAATGCGCCGCCGCGGGTTCCGCTGCGCACGCGCCGGGCATCAGATGGCTGACGCGAATGGTCGCGGCAATGTGCGCCGTGATTGCATCCGGGGTGTTGCTGCTGGCTGGCTGCAGCACTCCAGCCGCCTGGCAGGAAACTGTGGGAAACGACACATCAGCGATTGACCGAGTCGCGGCAAGAGTCGATCAGCCGGCCACGGAAATTCACACCGCCGCCATGTCCCAGGCTCCGCTGACCGCGCGGGATCAGATCCGGCTGGACGAGATCTCCTACGTGGACGTGTCGCTGGACGAAGTCTTGCGAGTCGCCATGACGAATTCCGACGTGCTGCGCGAACTGGGCGGCACGGTCCTGCGGCATCCGGAAATCATGTACTCGCGATTCTCCAACAGCCTGCAGGTGACGGACCCGCGTTTCAGCCCGGAAGCGGCTCTCAGCGCATTCGACGCGCAGCTGAAGGCGTCCGCGTTTTTCAGCAACAACGACCAGATCTTCAACAATCCGTTCTTCGCCGGAGGCATCACGAACTTCCGGCAGGATCTGAACGAGTACAACATCGAACTTTCGAAGCGCACCGCCACGGGTTCCCGGTTCGCGCTGCGTTCGATTTCGAAATACGACAGTAACAACGCTCCCGGTAATACGTTCCCCAGCGCCTGGGACACGTATCTGGAAGGCGAACTCCGTCAGCCGCTGTTGCAGGGCGGCGGACTGCAGTTCAACCGAATTGCCGGTCCCGGCAGCAGTCCCGGAGTTTACAACGGCATCCTGCTGGCCAGGGTCAGCGCCGATCGCACTCAGGCGGAATTCGAAGTCGCCGTGCGTGACTACGTCAGCAACGTGGTCAATGCGTATTGGGACCTGTACTACTCTTACCGGGATCTCGACGCGCGTTCGCGAGCGATGCAGCGGTCACTGGAAGTCTGGAATCGGGTTCGATCACGGCAGCAGAGTGATCTGGATTCCGGAGCTCGTGAATACCTGGCCCGAGAACAGTACTACCGGTTTCGGACGGAGGTCGATGAAGCGCTGTCCGGCCGGCTGGTGCAGGGGACTCAGAATCGCAACGGCAGCACCGGCGGAACCGTTCGAGGGGCAAGCGGAGTGCAGGTTGCCGAACGCCGGCTGCGTTTGCTGACGGGAATGGCGATCACGGACGGACAACTGCTGCGCCCATCCGATGAGCCTCTGCTGGCCGATGTCGTGTTCGACTGGGACGCCGTGATGCACGAAGCGCTGAATCGCCGGCCGGAAATTCGCCGACAGCAGTTGCAGGTTCGTCGCCGGGAAATGGAACTTCTGGCGGCTCGCAACTTTCTCAACCCGCAGCTCGACGCCGTGGGACGCTACCGTTTTCGCGGATTCGGGCACGACCTGGTGAATTATGACGGCCTGCAAAGCAGTACGGCTCCGTCTTCGGCCGCGGGCAGTCTGACCACCGGAGATCTTCAGGAATGGTATCTGGGCGTTGAGTACACGGTTCCGCTGGGATTCCGGAAGGCTCACCTGGCCGTCACGAACTCCGAACTGATGCTGTCGCGCGAACGGATCATTCTTCGCGAACAGCAGCGCGAAGTTGTCCACGACCTGAGCAACGCGATCACCGACGCGTCACGAGCATACGAAGCATGCCGCAACTGCATGAACCGGTACCTGGCGGCTCACGAACTGCTGCAGGCGTACGAAGCCAGAGACCAGAACGACATCGAGATCGACGTCGACCGACTGCTGGACGCTCAGCGCCGCGTCGCCGAAGCGGAGATCCGCTACTTCCAGTCGCGCACCGAATACGCCGTCGCTCTGAAGAACGTTCATCTGGAAAAAGGTTCGCTGATGGCCTACAGCGATCTGGAGATTCTGGATGGCGAAGTTCCTGTCGTGACGGAACCCGTGACCGGCACGGAACAGTCCGATGCGGGTCAAGCCGACACCGAGCCGCCCGCCAGGTCGACAACAGCACCGGACGAAGCCAGGGAACCGGAGCCGACGGAACTTGACGATTCCGTCGAATAACGATCGGCAGGACCCGCTCACGGCGGCAGCGATCACCGTGGACTCCGGCGGGATTCTCTTCAGGCGACCATCCGCGGAACGGGCTTCGTGTAGCGATCCCGCGCCCTGCGACTCCAGCGCGTGAGATTCCGTGAAAGCCCGCCTGCGAACTGGCGTTGCCCGCTGACAACACGCTACAACGTATTCCTGCCGAAAATTGCCGTTCAATCAGGAAGTGTCATTCATGAACCCCAGTCGCCGCCAGTTCCTTGCCGCCGCCGCAGCCGCAACCACCGCAACGATTGCCGCGTCGCACGTTGCCGCGTCCGGAGCTTCCGCCGCGAGCGCCGCCGCCCAGCCGACGGAGTTTTCGTACTGTCTTAACACCGCCACGATCCGCGGCCAGGAACTGGGGATCGAACAGGAAGTGCGCGTCACCGCCGAAGCCGGTTATAACGCCATTGAACCGTGGATCGGCAGTCTGCGGAAATTTGTGGAAAGCGGCGGCGTCCTGAAGGATCTGCGATCGCTGATCAGTGACAGCGGCCTGACCGTCGAAAGCGCGATCGGATTCGCTCAATGGATTGCCGACGACGAAGCCGCTCGAATGAAGGGGCTCGACGAAGCTCGTCGAGACATGGAGATGCTGCGCGAGATCGGCGGGACTCGCATCGCGGCGCCGCCGGTGGGCGCTCACAACGACGGACCGAAGCTGGACCTGATGGTCGTCGCGGATCGCTACCGAGCTCTGCTGGAAATCGGCGACGAAACCGGCGTCGTACCTCAACTGGAGGTCTGGGGCTTCAGCCGCAACCTTTCTCGACTCGGTGAATCCGTGGCCGTCTGCGTTGAAGCGGGACATCCAAAAGCCTGCCTGTTGCCGGACGTGTACCACATCTTCAAGGGCGGCTCTGACTTTGCCGGCCTGTCGCTGCTTTCGGATTCGGCCATTCAGGTGTTTCACATGAATGACTATCCGTCGGAACCTTCGCGGCAGGAGATGAACGATTCGCACCGCGTGTTTCCCGGCGACGGCGTCGCTCCGCTGGCCGACATCCTGAACATGATCGGCGGCCACGGTCGCAAAGTGGTGCTTTCACTGGAACTGTTCAACCGCGATTACTGGCAGCGCGATGCGCTTGAGGTTGCAAAGACCGGGCTGCAAAAAATGCAGTCGGCCGTCGCGTCGATCCAGCCAGCCAACGCCTGACAGCCTGCCGCCGGACCCCCGGACGGCTTCGCCTGGGAGAGGTGCCGGCACGGCTGCGCCGCGAATTGCAAGTACCCCTCCCGGCCGAAGGCCATCAGGGAGGGGTCGAACGAGCGAAGCGACGTTCGGGGGAGGGGACGTCCGCGCAATGGTCATTCTGCGTTGCAGAACGCTGAACGCGCGCCCGGCCCTCTCCCCGGCATCGCTTCGCTCGCCCGACCTCTCCCGGACGGCTTCGCCTGGGAGAGGTGGATAGCGCGGACGCTGCGCAGTGAGGTCTGCAGGCCGTGTTGCGTTGGGGGCGTCGGCAATCGGACGTGTTCGAGAGGTTGCCAAAGCTCAAGCGAAACGTGATGCTTTGCTGCCGGCTGCCGTCGGGCGAACGCGGAAGTTCCTGCGAAACAATCTGCACAAAGGCGCGACAGACATGCTTCGGATTTGCGTATTACTGACCGTGCTGACTTCGACCCTGCCGGCCGAGGAAATCCGCGTTCCGGCTTTCACGTCGTATGTCGATCCCGACGGCGACGGCGCGCGAGTGTCGGAGAAACGCGGCGTCACTCAGTGGACCGATCCGGGAACGGAAATCGTGTGGTTCGGCCGGTTTCAGCACACGGGGAAATTGACGGCCACGGTCGAACTCAGACTTCCCGCAGGCATGACATCGATGCTGCAGCTCACCGTCGGGCAGCATTCCCGCCAGGCGGAAGTGACTGGTCAGGGTGACTCGCTGGTGACCGCAGAGTTTGGTGCGTTCAACATCGCAGACACGGGGTACCAGTCGTTTCGGCTGCGATCCATGAACAGTGAAGGCCATGCAAACGGTGACATCGAAGCGCTGGTGCTTGATGGTCCCGCGACCACGGATTCTCACTTCAACCTGAAACCCCGGAGAAACGCGGCTTCGGTTCATTTGTTCTATCCGATTCCGAACGACACTCAGATATCGGCGTTCTATTGCGAGATGACGGGGCTGGAAGATCCTCTGTGGTCGTACTACATGGCCTGTGGCTGGCATCGGGGCTACTTTGGAATGCAGGTGAACAGTCCCACAGAACGCCGCATCATTTTTAGCGTCTGTGACAGCGGCAACGAAGCCGTTGATCGCAGCAAAGTCGCGGCGGAAGATCGGGTGACACTTTTCGACAAGGGCGAAGATGTGTTTTCCGGCGATTTCGGAAACGAGGGCACCGGCGGGCACAGCCACCTGAAGTTCCCCTGGGTCACCGGCGCAAAGCAGCGGTTTCTGGTAACCGCGGAACCCGTCGACGAAACTCACACGATTTTCGCCGGCTACTATTTTCGGCCGGACACGCAGCAGTGGATGCTGATTTCAAGCTGGAAGGCACCGAAAGAAGGCGGCTATCTGCGCGGCCTGTACAGCTTCAGTGAGAACTTCGTCGGCCGAAACGGCCACGTGCTTCGCAAAGCTCTTTACGGCAATCAGTGGATTCGTGCCGCAGACGGAACGTGGCGGGAATTGACAACCGCCAGGTTCAGTCACGATCCGACCGGCCGGGAAGACCGACTCGATCGATTCATGGGAATCGAAGACGGTCAGTTTTTTCTGTCGCACGGCGGGTATGTCGAGGGACAAACAGAATTCGGCAATACGTTCGAACGTCCCGCCACCGGTGATTCTCCGGCCGGAATGAAACTTCCGCCGCTGCCCGCGCCGCGGCGATCCACGGAATAGGCGAACTACTCCGGCGCGCCGTCTGCCGCGGGCGCGGGGACTTCGACCCAGAACCAGCCGCGAAGATCGTTTTCGTGGAATCCGGTGGCCTGGTCGCCGGGATACTGCCGCTTCAGCGCGGCCTGAACATCGGCGGGGATCTGATCTTCGGTGCCGTGGCAGACGACGCACTTCTGCTGCAGACGGATCGGCAGCAGCACTCCCAGCGTTTCGTCCGCCAGAGCGACCAGCCGCGGCGAATCGACTTGTTCCGTCACGAAATCCGTCGCCCAGTCGGGGGCCGGGTTCATGGAATTGCGCAGCCGGAACGACGTTCGCCCGATGTCGACGCCGAATTCCTGTTTGACCTGTTCCGCCATAGCGGGAGCTTCCGCGCGACACACGTCAATGGCGGCGGCCGGCCCGTTCTGTTCGATAACGCTTGTCAGCCGACCGGAAAGCCTGGTGAACAATGCGTCTCTGGCAGCCAAAGCTGTGGTGTGCTGTTCCTGCTGCGACGCCGAAAGCTGTTCGACAGAATCGATCTGCCGAACACTATCGACCGCCTTGTCCGGTGCAGCGACCGAGCCGGAGGTTGCCGACGGCGGCGACGTCGTCGAAGCCTCCCGCCCGCAGCCGTTCAGCAGCAACACAGCGATGACAGGAATTGCAGCAGACGGGTTGCGACGCATGATGGCTCCTTCGGACTGTCCGGGAATGTTCCTGGGAAGTGACTGTGGGGGAACGCTCCTCGCTCCGGCGACGGACTGCGGAACAGTCCGCAACATTCAGCGCACTCCTGACCGGTGATCTCCTGATGTCAGCGCTTCCGGATCAGCAGTGACGTCGTCATTGTCGTCTTCCAGCTCTGCCGATCGCGGGTTGTCGCTTTCGGCGGCTGGGTTCTTCGGTTGAGAATTGGCAGAGTCCGACCGGACCTGGCAGCTATTGCTGAGTCAGGTCTGCATTCCGAATTTCGGAAGCACCCACATGTTCAACACGAACCAGCCCGCCAGAACGGCCAGTGGAATCCAGAGGTCTCTCATCGTCTTGCCTTCTTTGTTGGTCTTGCTGTGCCAGTTCTGCTCGCCGCGCCACAAGGTGTGACGTAACCGCTCAGTCCGCACGAATCGGTCCCCACGTTGTTGTGTTGTCGTTTGCTGCGGAGTAGCGGCAAATGTCGTGCCTTCCGATTTATCGAATCCGGGCAGCCAGACGCGTGAAACAATTCGATCGCCGCGAACATTGTGGAACGAGTCCGCCATGTGCCGCGACTTGTGTTGAGAAGTATTTCCTTCTGATCGCCTGCAGGCAATGATTGGCATTCAAGTTGCGAACGGTATCCGTCCGTCCCCGGCTTGTGCGGCGGGTGACCGCGCTGTCGTGGCAGCGTTCCGTTTACTCTCGATTGAGGAGAAATGACCATGAGAACATTGACGATCCTTGCGGTAATGGCCTGCTGTGTCCGCGCGGAAGCTCAGAGGCCGGACCTGGCCGCGTGTCCCTGCGGACCGGACTGGATTGTGGGAGCCGACCGGGCACTGATACCGCAGGACTGGTACGGCGCAAACTTCCGTCCGGCCTGCAACCGGCACGACGCGTGCCTGAACGCCGGCTGCGACAGCCGAGGACGATGTGACAGGCAGTTTCGGCGAGACCTGCTGGCCTCCTGCCGAAATTCCGCACGACCGGGTGAATGTCGACGAGTGTCGAACATCATGTACCGTGCCGTTCGCTCATACGGCGGACGCGACTTGTCGCCGTACGAACAGCAGGCGGCCATCAATCGCCTGCGAGAAGCGAACGCTCGCTACGGAAGAAATCCCTATCCGGGCTACGCAGGCTATGGATGGTAGCTCGCCGGATCCTGCCGACGGTGATTGCGCGAATCGAACCTTGCTGTGATCACCCGGAGTCGCGGCTTCGCACGGAGCCGCCAACGTATCCTGGCCGGGTTGTGCCACGGATTGCACAGTCCGGTCGCTTGCGGGTTGCCACGGATCGACGGTGACCGGCACTCCGGCAGTTGACACTCACGTGACAGCCATTCGATGAAAGACCCGGCGCTGTTGGAACATCGCTGCCGGCAGCGGCGGCTCGTGTCAACAGGCTGAACCGATTGGGGACTGTTCGGAGGACACCTGCACGTCGTTCGTCAGGCGGTCCACGTCAGGAATCGCCAGCACGGATTGCTGCGCTATCTGCTTCAGATGCCAGCTTGGCACCTGACCTCGCAGCCAAACATTTCCGCGGCTGACTCCGACCGCCACGCGCTGAAGTTCGCCAAAGCCGGATCGGCGAAACGACTGCTGGATTGTCTCCAACAGTCGATCGTCGTCGGCACTTCGCGGCGAATCCGGTTCAGAAAGAGTGACATGCTGTCGAAGGTTGTCGGCGAAGTCGCTTACCGGCTGCGGTGCGGACAGCGTCCTGTCAGACACCCTTCGGCCGGCGTTCAACAGTGAGGTAATCGTCATTGAGAGCTCCTTGTAGCCACGATGTGCGTTGAAGGACGGTGCACGCCACAACAGCGAGCCGGTGGAGCCATCATTACCTCGCTGTGTGAATTCCGCATCAAGAAATGACGGTCAACTCGTGTCAGGAGTTTTTCCACACGCAGCCTGCGAAAGCCGGCATCGCGCGGATGTCGCCGATTTCAGAATCGTTTACGGCGTCAGCAGGTCATCAACGGACTCTGACAGCACTTCGTCCAGAACCTGCAAATCGCTGTCCGGGGGACTCGCGGGTTCAGGGCTGGCCGCCAACGCTGCAGTTTGAGTGCTGGTCCGCGAAGACTGATAGGTTCCCGCCGACCCGGATGATGCCGTAGTCGGAACTGACGGTGGTGCTGTCGGCGGTGCCGGATACCACTCCGACGACGCGAAGCCCGGACCGAACAAACCGGGAAACGACGTGGGCGGCATCGCCAGAAAGTGCTGGAACACGATCACGGCATCGGAAATGTTCAGAATCGCGTCACCGTTCATGTCCGCGAACAGGGAATAACCAGCGCCGCCGGGCTGGGCCAGAAAATTCTGAAACACCAGCACCGCGTCGCTGATGTTGACCAGTCCGCTGCGATTGGCATCGCCGGGATTAACAACGAAGTGGAAATTGAAATCGTTCGCGGGGTGTCCCTGGGGAGCCGGTCCGCCGGAAACTGAGTCGACCTGGTTGACGAAGTCGCCGTCCAGCGGATCGCCACTGACGCTCAGCACGGTGTCCTGGATCTCCAGTCGCAGCGCGTCGACCGGCAGCGCGGCATTCAGATCGATGATCATCTGATTTCCGACGACGTTGATCTGGCTGATTGACGGTGACGAGTTGACGGCATGAATTGAAACGTTGCCGTTGGCGACGACCGAGCCGGCATCAATGTCCTGGCTGAACGTCACCACCAATCGCCGGATATTCGACCACGGCAGCGGCTTTGTCTGAGTTGCCGCACCGGTCAGGACCGAATAGCCGATTCCCGCGCCGGAACCCGCCGGCGCGCCGTCCGACGTATCGCGGAAAGCTGCAGACCATGACGTGGAGCTGACCTGTAAGTCACGCACCTGCATCCTCGTGACCCCGGCAACCTGCAGCACGGAGATCGCACCGCGATTGGCGCCACCGTCGTCTCGACCGGGAATTCCCACGACCAGCTCGCTGACGCCGTCGCCGTTCAGGTCGCCTGCGTACGAAACGGCGGCTCCGAAGTTGTCCGCGTTGTTCAGCGCTCCGGTGAAGCTTCCCTGAGTATCGCTGACCTTCTGCTGAGACTTCACCGTCCCGTCGGTGTGCATCAGCAACACGTAGGCTGCTCCGCGATCGGTTCCGCCGTCGTCGTCGCCCAGTGCTCCCACGACCAGGTCCGTCACGTAGTCTCCGTCCAGATCGCCGATCGCAGTGATCGAGCTTCCGAACTGATCGCTGACATCCAGTGCCGCCGAAAAGCCGCCGGTCGTGCTGCTGATCTTCTGGTGCGACTTCACGGTTCCGTCGGAGTTCAGGAACAGCACGTAGATGGCGCCGCCATCGGCGCTTCCGTCGTCATCCCCGGATGCTCCCACGGCAAGATCGGGGACACCATCGGCATCGAGATCGCCGACACCTGCCACCGATGACGCGAAGGAATCACCGTCCAGCAGCGCTGCGGTGAAGTTGCCGGATGTATTGCTGATCTTCTGAAGCGCCTTTACTGTGGCATTGGCGTTCATGAACAGCACATACGCGGCTCCGCGGTCTGTGCCGCCGTCGTCATCGAACGGCGCGCCAACGACCATGTCGCGGACACCGTCGCCGTCGAGATCGCCGATGCTGGCGACGGAAGTGCCGAAGCCATCCGAATCGTCCAGCGATCCCGCAAACGGACCGGAGGCGTCACCGATTTTCCCGGCTGACTTCACGCTTCCGTCGGGATTCAAAAACAGAGTATACACCGCACCGCGATCGGTTCCGCCGTCGTCATCGCCGGGGGCGCCCGCGACGATGTCGACGACCTGATCGCCGTTCAGGTCGCCGAGTTTGGCCAGCGAGCGACCGAATTCGTCGCCGTGACCGAGCACGCCGCCGAACCCGCCTTCGGAATCACTGATCTTCTGATGAGACCTGACCGAGCCATCGGCATTCAGAAACAGAACGTAGACGGCCCCGCGAGACGGACCGCCGTCGTCATCGCCGGGGGCACCGACCACCAGGTCCGGTATTCCGTCATGGTCCAGGTCACCAACGGATGTGACGGCGGCACCGAACTGATCGAAGTTTTCCAGAACGGCTGTGAAGCTTCCGGCCGTATTGCTGATTCGCGTGTCAGACGTCACGACTCCGGCGGAAGGCTGGTAGCTGCCGAAGTTCAGATCCTGCTGAATCCGGTCAGCCAGGACGGTGACGCGATACGCTCCATCAGTCGCGGCGACGTATTCCAGAGCGTCCAAACCGGTGACCTGTGACAGCGACAGCAGCGGCGACTGAGCCCCAGTGATCGGGTCAACAATCATCAGGCCGGTGGCATTCTGTGTGGGCATGACAAATTCTGATCCGAACGTTGCAAAGCCGTATGCGTTGAATGCCGGATTTGCCACGGACAGCAATGTGGCGACGCCGTTCGTCAGATCGAATTCGTAGAACTCATCGTCTGCGTTGTCAAAAAGGAGGAATTTGCGGCGAACGGGATCGAATGACACGCCGCTGGTAGCGGTCATGCCGGGGTTTCCCGGACCGATCACGGTTCCCGCGCCGGTGGCCCGGTCGAAAGCCATGAGTCCGTTGCCGCCGGTCGTCGAACCGGCTCCGTAAAGCGTGTCGGTGAGCGGATCGTACGCCAGTCCCCACGCGGCGTTTCTCCCGACGGCACCGATCAGCGTCGCCTGGCCGGTAGCCGGATCGACAGAATAGAGACCATCCGTATTTGTTCCTGACAGCGCGTACAATTCGCCATTGCGAGTGACCGTCAGCCCGTGGATGTTCGCACCCAGCGCACCGATCGTGCTGACCTGGCCGGTGGCGGCATCGATTGTGACCAGGTTATCCGGGCCGGCGTCAACACCGTAAAAGAACGCCGGCCTGTTCCCCGGTGCGGTCTCCACGTGACCGGCGGGGACAAGTTCGCGAATCGTGTAGTCGCCTGTCGGCAGATTCATAAACAGGAAGTTCCCGCCGGTATCGGTCACGTCGAAGAGTTCACCGGCGTCGAGCATTCCGTTGTCGTTTGAATCGAGGTAGACAGTCACTCCCGACACGGGGTTCTCACCGGAATCACGAACGCCGTTGGCATTCGTGTCTTCGAACTTTGTACCGCTGATCGAACCTGTGGCTCTAATGTTGCCGAAATCGAGTCCGGTGATCGTCGGCGAGGAACCAACCGTGATGCGATGGCTGCCATCAGCGCCGCCTCCGCCGCCGAGACCTGACATGTCAAAACCAGTCTGAAAGCTGCGGATCAGCGTTCCATCGGGAGCGTATACCAGCACGGTACCGGACAGGTCATTGAAGCCCAGGTAGATTTCCCCGCTGACACTTGTGATTCCGAAATTGTCACCGTTGCTGACGGGTGCGTGTGTGAATGTGCTGTTGACCGATCCGTCCGCAGGATTCAGCAGAGCGACCTGGTTTGAGGATCCGACAGCACCGACAAGCTGACCGCCCGCAGCGTCCGGCAATTCACCGAGACCTCCAAACGGATTGAAGTTGCCTCCGGCGCTTAACTGAATCGTGCTTGTAAGCGTCATTGTGACCGGGTCGACGACTTCAATGACGTCGGCGAACGGATCATTGACATAGATTGAACCATTCAGCGCCGCGACGCCGTCCCAGCGTCCGGTGGCGTCCAGTCCGAGCGAACCGAGCACTGCACCGGTGTCCGGATTCAGCTTGTACAGCGTGTCCGTGTTCGCATCGACCAGAAACAGGGAGTTTCCGTCAAATGCCAGGCCGCTGGTCAGGGTGATCGCCCCGACGGCGGGTACAAAGGACGCCAGCGTCAGGCCAGTCTGCGGATCGACCTCCACAATGCGTGACGGGCTGGACGGATTGAAATCGATGGCAAACAGCCGGGGGATTTCCGTAACGGGAAACGTCTTGCGATAGCCATCCGGAACCACTTCCCGCACAACGTAGTCGCCGGCCGGGACGTCTGTGAAGGTATAGTCTCCGACCGCATCGGTGACGGCGAACGGTTCGATTTCTGTCGTCAGCCTGAGATTGTCGAGCACCACAGAACCGGCATTTGCCGATGTTGCATACAGGTACGCCATCCCCGGTGCAAAGATCGTGACGGTTCCGAATTGATTCAGCGCCAGCACGCCGGTTGTTTTGGACGCAATCAGGTTTCCGGCGGCATCAAACGCCTGCAACAGCCCGGCGGTATTCGCTGTCGCCGCGGTGAAATCCAGACTCACGGACGGAACGGAACCGTTGAGTTCCACCTTCATCCGTGCCGGGAACTGTGAGGACTTCGACCACGTCGTGCCGTCCGCGTCGTAGGTAAACGCGTACTGCCCGGTCGAAGTCGTTCCGGAAGGGACCTGAATGGTGCCTACGGGACTCGTTTGTCCGGAGCCGTATTCGGCGGTCAGCGTGACTTCCGGAAGCACGTTTGAAACGTCCATATTCGGATAGTTGTCCGGTTCCAGGCTGATTTCTCCGGTACCGTCAAGCAGGGCGTTGTCGTTCAGGTCCAGGTAGATGGTGATTCCCGCCATTCCGTCTTCACCCGCGTCGCGCTGACCGTTTCCGTTGATGTCTTCGAACTTGGTACCGCTCAGCGTGGCTGTTTCATCGTCGCTGGTCGTCACGGTGACGATCTCGTCAGCAACGGCGTCAAAGTCATCATCACTGGCTGCGGCGTCGATGCTGATGGTGATTGCCGTCGACTGATAGCCGTCAAAAACGCCGTCATCAATTCCTGTCACAGTGACCGTCTGCGGCTGATTCCAGTTTGCCGGTGTGAATGTCAGCGGCGAGAGATCAACCGTCACTTCGCCGGGGTCGCCGCTGGTGATAGTCACAACGACGTTGACGGCCGGTTGTGCGTTCAGCACGACGTCAAATGTGTCGGTCGTGCCGGACTCACTCACGCTTGTTCCGCCGCCGGTTTCGGTCACAGTGATGCCGGCGATGTCGTCATCCACGGTTGTAACGCTCGTTGTTGAATCAGACAGCGGGTCAAAGTCGTCGTCGGAATTCTGGTCATCAACACTGATTGTGATCAGGCTGACCCGGTCGCCGTCGATGATCGCATCGTCCACACCGGTCAGGGTCACAATCTGAAGTGTGCTCCAGTTGGAAGGGGTGAATGTCAGAACGGCCGCATCGGCCGTCACTTCGCTTTCGTCGCTGCTGGTGACAAACAACACGACATTGCTGGTCGGCTGGGCGTCGAGTACGACGCTGATCGTATCCCAGGCGCCAGATTCACTGACGGAGGTCACGCCGCCGTATTCCGTCACAGTGAAGCCGGCAACGTCGTCGTCCGCGTTGCTGAAGTCGACAAGCACGTCCGGCAGCGGGTCGTACAGGTCATCACTGTTCGCATCATCAACGGCAATGGTGATTGTCGAAGTCTGCAATCCGTCAATCAGGTAATCGGCGACTCCCGTCAGAGTCACCGTCTGCACGGTATCCCAGTTCGCCGGAGTGAACAGAAGTGTCTGCGAGTCGACAACGCCCTCCGTCGTATCGTTGCTGGTGATCGTCAGCGTGACGTTTGAGGCGGGTGGCGCATCCAGCACGACGCCGAAGGAATCCGTCGAGTTCGATTCGCTGACCTGCAGTCCGCCGGGCGGAACGTTCGAGATCGTAATTCCGGGCACCGGCGGCGCTTCGACGTTGATGGAAACTGTCGCCGTCGACGTGGCTCCGTCGGAATCGATGGCTGTGTATTCAAACGAATCCAGGCCGGAGTATCCCGGATCCGGCGTGTATTCGAAGGCCCCCGTGCTTTGCATCACCAGGGTGCCGTGCGCCCGGCGATGTTGTTCCGACTACTCGCAGAAGTCCGTCGCTTTCCGTGTCGTTGAGCAGGACGCCGGATTCGTTCTGATGCGTTGATCGGTAGTCGATGGTTCCTCGCAGCGCCGGAGTTCTCGATTCCGTGTACTGCACGAATTCCGCCGCGAAGCGAATCAGAATGTTCGCGGCGTCATATTCGATTTCGAGGACTTCAAATGAGCCAACGTGACGCGTGGAACCGCGCCCATTGCCGCTGATATCCAGCAGCGCGTGAGCC is part of the Planctomycetaceae bacterium genome and encodes:
- a CDS encoding SdrD B-like domain-containing protein, producing MAGITIYLDLNDNALLDGTGEISLEPDNYPNMDVSNVLPEVTLTAEYGSGQTSPVGTIQVPSGTTSTGQYAFTYDADGTTWSKSSQFPARMKVELNGSVPSVSLDFTAATANTAGLLQAFDAAGNLIASKTTGVLALNQFGTVTIFAPGMAYLYATSANAGSVVLDNLRLTTEIEPFAVTDAVGDYTFTDVPAGDYVVREVVPDGYRKTFPVTEIPRLFAIDFNPSSPSRIVEVDPQTGLTLASFVPAVGAITLTSGLAFDGNSLFLVDANTDTLYKLNPDTGAVLGSLGLDATGRWDGVAALNGSIYVNDPFADVIEVVDPVTMTLTSTIQLSAGGNFNPFGGLGELPDAAGGQLVGAVGSSNQVALLNPADGSVNSTFTHAPVSNGDNFGITSVSGEIYLGFNDLSGTVLVYAPDGTLIRSFQTGFDMSGLGGGGGADGSHRITVGSSPTITGLDFGNIRATGSISGTKFEDTNANGVRDSGENPVSGVTVYLDSNDNGMLDAGELFDVTDTGGNFLFMNLPTGDYTIRELVPAGHVETAPGNRPAFFYGVDAGPDNLVTIDAATGQVSTIGALGANIHGLTVTRNGELYALSGTNTDGLYSVDPATGQATLIGAVGRNAAWGLAYDPLTDTLYGAGSTTGGNGLMAFDRATGAGTVIGPGNPGMTATSGVSFDPVRRKFLLFDNADDEFYEFDLTNGVATLLSVANPAFNAYGFATFGSEFVMPTQNATGLMIVDPITGAQSPLLSLSQVTGLDALEYVAATDGAYRVTVLADRIQQDLNFGSYQPSAGVVTSDTRISNTAGSFTAVLENFDQFGAAVTSVGDLDHDGIPDLVVGAPGDDDGGPSRGAVYVLFLNADGSVRSHQKISDSEGGFGGVLGHGDEFGRSLAKLGDLNGDQVVDIVAGAPGDDDGGTDRGAVYTLFLNPDGSVKSAGKIGDASGPFAGSLDDSDGFGTSVASIGDLDGDGVRDMVVGAPFDDDGGTDRGAAYVLFMNANATVKALQKISNTSGNFTAALLDGDSFASSVAGVGDLDADGVPDLAVGASGDDDGSADGGAIYVLFLNSDGTVKSHQKISSTTGGFSAALDVSDQFGSSITAIGDLDGDYVTDLVVGALGDDDGGTDRGAAYVLLMHTDGTVKSQQKVSDTQGSFTGALNNADNFGAAVSYAGDLNGDGVSELVVGIPGRDDGGANRGAISVLQVAGVTRMQVRDLQVSSTSWSAAFRDTSDGAPAGSGAGIGYSVLTGAATQTKPLPWSNIRRLVVTFSQDIDAGSVVANGNVSIHAVNSSPSISQINVVGNQMIIDLNAALPVDALRLEIQDTVLSVSGDPLDGDFVNQVDSVSGGPAPQGHPANDFNFHFVVNPGDANRSGLVNISDAVLVFQNFLAQPGGAGYSLFADMNGDAILNISDAVIVFQHFLAMPPTSFPGLFGPGFASSEWYPAPPTAPPSVPTTASSGSAGTYQSSRTSTQTAALAASPEPASPPDSDLQVLDEVLSESVDDLLTP